The Nothobranchius furzeri strain GRZ-AD chromosome 8, NfurGRZ-RIMD1, whole genome shotgun sequence genome includes a region encoding these proteins:
- the LOC139071493 gene encoding fibronectin type III domain-containing protein 7-like, which yields MAARLLRYCQAGSPPPLPLFSSHMQFLFRFHTLVSEKSAPCVPTNVVAIRACGQKRVQVTWQVSRGAKNYTVVALDDYGNSFTCVSNVTSCWLDGVMCGRVYNISVTAMDDWCTSMRSTPAKLTTEPCPPTHLIVSLNCTNNSAKLVWDSSPNAVSYTGKAISTDGDNINCTTGFTPGCELFGLRCGNVYTVTVSASDGDCQTVDSQAVIKTTGELKLM from the exons atggcagctcgcctcctacggtactgt CAAGCAGGAAGCCCCCCTCCTCTTCCTTTGTTCTCTTCACACATGCAGTTCTTGTTTAGATTTCACACTCTGGTTTCTGAGAAGTCAG CCCCCTGCGTGCCCACTAACGTGGTGGCAATAAGAGCCTGCGGGCAGAAGCGTGTACAGGTCACGTGGCAGGTAAGCCGTGGAGCCAAAAACTACACGGTTGTTGCTCTGGATGACTATGGAAATAGTTTCACATGTGTATCCAACGTGACATCATGCTGGTTGGATGGCGTCATGTGTGGTCGTGTTTACAATATCAGTGTGACTGCCATGGATGACTGGTGTACAAGCATGAGGAGCACTCCAGCAAAGCTAACAACAG AACCTTGTCCTCCCACTCATCTAATCGTATCCCTGAACTGCACCAACAACTCAGCCAAGTTAGTCTGGGACAGCAGCCCAAACGCTGTGTCCTACACTGGGAAGGCAATAAGCACGGATGGTGATAACATCAACTGTACAACAGGATTCACACCTGGGTGTGAGCTGTTTGGTTTGCGCTGTGGAAATGTGTACACCGTCACTGTGTCGGCATCGGATGGTGATTGTCAAACTGTGGACAGCCAAGCAGTCATTAAAACAACTGGTGAGCTAAAACT AATGTAA
- the LOC139071578 gene encoding fibronectin type III domain-containing protein 7-like codes for MTDGSQGLLSCSSATTSCTVPNLKCGQRYTVVVSYHLENCSSVPSQPIYMDSVPCGPAGVQANVDCASGVVNISWSAFKNATGYIAVISDSNNQITRYNTTGTKLIVTPNVCGEVYTLKVMSINQSCVSFPTETTFKEGKRNIFIPF; via the exons ATGACAGATGGAAGTCAAGGACTCCTTAGCTGCAGCTCAGCTACAACCAGCTGCACAGTGCCCAACCTAAAATGTGGTCAACGTTACACTGTTGTTGTGTCTTATCATCTTGAGAACTGCTCCAGCGTGCCTTCTCAGCCCATCTACATGGATTCTG TTCCTTGTGGTCCAGCAGGAGTTCAAGCCAACGTTGACTGTGCATCAGGTGTTGTGAACATCAGCTGGAGCGCATTCAAAAACGCAACAGGCTACATCGCTGTGATCTCAGACAGCAACAATCAGATTACTCGTTACAACACTACAGGGACTAAGTTGATAGTTACCCCCAATGTTTGTGGAGAGGTGTACACGCTGAAAGTCATGTCCATCAATCAGAGTTGTGTCAGTTTTCCTACTGAAACAACCTTCAAAGAAGGTAAGAGGAATATTTTTATCCCCTTCTGA
- the LOC139071492 gene encoding fibronectin type III domain-containing protein 7-like, with translation MTSLNCSTSVLTVGWVPGSIPVNYSATAVDTSGTTLQCSTGNSSCSIAGLRCGQQYTVKVKPISSTCEGYPSTPVTVNSVPCVAMNVQGTVDCSTNTLQASWDAAAGAVSYISTVKGAGGSTASCSTANQSCSFPHLQCAQTYSFSVVAVNDRCNSSKSTVVAATTAPCDPTNVTASLNCLTGVVTVAWFASAGANQYTVVADANGKSDSCNSTGTSCKLTNMQCGGNYTVTVLAGDAKCNSSVLAKTSIVTAPCAPVIQNYNRYCVNNYTVVNWVENGDALSMTVNATSDWGHSVSCSSFTNNSCSLTNLHCGQTYTAQAVAKGVQCSSKPSSTFQIVTAPCTPANVGYQYSCDTGIALVSWDETLGRISFYVRAQSGNTTVTSSSSQGTDCSLFGLQCSNTYLIEVIAVGDNCNSTVPGVTQLQTAPCAPTNISASLLCENNTASVSWQFSPGAISYKVTASGRNGDQKSCSTNTSSCLLSNMSCAVTYIIIVTPFSKQCQGIDSRPYNYLAGPCPPTHVQASLQCAGNVGQVTWDAALKADLYSVSTLPSIPDPSVHNCSSNGTSCSLTDLSCGATVAISVVTIERGCRSQPSDVVFLKTVICPPTGVTGVTTCSNSNITVSWNPSPDKAADYFISSQGSNGTSANYTTSAASRVLSGLQCGDLFTFKVAARNSDCASFFSQPIQTKTAPCPPTNLTVKTECGTNRAILSWAPSKYALSYTATFTGVSGQVVSCSTNTTTCSVKLDCGNQFSAVVVASTETCNSSASAALGFRSAPCLPNQVQAVLNCSTNSFAVQWKGDSGVIMYKAIAIGSDNSSATCDTNSTKCTIKNLKCGLLYSIVVTTSSVDCGTIQGSDYFMYSDAAIEIFSISSPQIFPVHSSNSDKNKEPADVETFE, from the exons ATGACCAGTCTGAACTGCAGCACCAGTGTGTTGACTGTCGGCTGGGTGCCTGGATCCATCCCGGTGAACTACAGCGCCACCGCCGTGGACACAAGCGGCACCACGCTCCAGTGCAGCACAGGGAACTCCAGCTGCTCAATAGCaggcttgagatgtggtcagcagTACACAGTGAAAGTGAAACCCATCAGCAGCACATGTGAAGGCTACCCTAGCACCCCTGTGACTGTAAATTCAG ttccttgtgttgccatgaatGTCCAAGGCACCGTGGACTGTTCCACCAACACGCTGCAAGCATCCTGGGATGCAGCTGCAGGCGCCGTTTCTTACATCTCCACAGTGAAAGGAGCTGGAGGTTCCACTGCCTCCTGCTCAACAGCTAATCAAAGCTGCTCGTTCCCTCATCTGCAATGCGCTCAGACTTATTCTTTCAGTGTGGTGGCTGTCAACGACAGGTGCAACAGCTCAAAGAGCACCGTGGTTGCAGCAACAACTG CTCCTTGTGACCCCACAAATGTTACTGCCTCTCTAAACTGCCTCACTGGTGTGGTGACTGTGGCCTGGTTTGCTAGCGCTGGAGCAAATCAGTACACAGTTGTCGCTGATGCCAACGGAAAGAGTGACTCTTGcaactccactggaacctcctgtAAGCTGACCAACATGCAGTGTGGAGGGAACTACACAGTGACTGTGCTGGCAGGAGATGCAAAGTGCAACAGCTCGGTTTTAGCTAAAACCAGCATAGTAACAG CCCCCTGTGCTCCAGTGATCCAGAACTACAATCGCTACTGTGTCAATAACTACACTGTGGTCAACTGGGTGGAGAATGGGGATGCTTTGAGCATGACGGTCAATGCCACGTCCGACTGGGGACACTCGGTGTCCTGCAGCTCTTTCACCAACAACAGCTGTTCCCTGACGAACCTGCATTGTGGACAAACATACACAGCTCAGGCTGTCGCAAAAGGAGTCCAGTGCTCAAGCAAACCCAGCTCTACTTTTCAGATTGTTACAG CGCCCTGTACTCCTGCGAACGTGGGCTACCAGTACTCCTGTGATACTGGGATTGCCCTTGTGAGCTGGGACGAGACTTTGGGCAGGATCAGTTTCTACGTTCGTGCCCAGTCTGGAAACACTACAGTCACCAGCAGCTCCAGCCAAGGGACTGATTGCTCACTGTTTGGACTACAGTGCAGCAACACATATTTAATAGAAGTTATAGCAGTGGGTGATAACTGCAATAGCACCGTGCCTGGTGTGACACAACTACAGACTG CCCCTTGTGCTCCAACAAACATCAGTGCTTCcctgttgtgtgaaaacaacacaGCAAGTGTGAGCTGGCAGTTTAGTCCCGGTGCAATAAGCTACAAAGTGACGGCATCTGGAAGAAATGGAGACCAAAAAAGCTGCAGCACCAACACTTCAAGTTGTCTGCTTTCCAACATGTCATGTGCTGTGACTTACATCATCATTGTCACCCCGTTCTCTAAACAATGCCAGGGCATAGACAGCCGCCCATACAACTATCTTGCAG GTCCCTGTCCTCCCACACACGTCCAAGCATCTCTGCAGTGTGCAGGTAACGTGGGTCAAGTGACCTGGGATGCTGCTCTGAAGGCAGATCTGTATTCTGTCTCGACTTTGCCTTCCATCCCTGACCCGAGTGTCCACAACTGCTCCTCCAACGGAACAAGCTGCTCCCTCACGGACCTGTCTTGCGGTGCGACGGTTGCCATCTCTGTGGTCACCATAGAACGAGGCTGTCGAAGTCAACCCAGCGACGTTGTCTTTCTCAAAACAG tcATCTGTCCGCCCACCGGTGTCACCGGagtgaccacctgcagcaacagCAACATCACAGTGAGCTGGAACCCGAGTCCAGATAAGGCAGCCGACTATTTCATCTCCTCCCAGGGAAGCAATGGGACGTCTGCAAACTACACCACATCTGCAGCATCTCGAGTGCTCTCCGGATTGCAGTGTGGAGACTTGTTTACGTTTAAAGTCGCTGCCAGAAACTCTGATTGCGCCAGTTTCTTCAGCCAGCCCATCCAAACTAAAACAG CTCCCTGCCCTCCAACCAACCTAACAGTAAAAACTGAATGTGGCACCAACAGGGCGATTCTGTCCTGGGCTCCTAGTAAATACGCCCTCTCTTATACGGCCACATTCACTGGTGTGAGCGGCCAGGTCGTTTCCTGTTCCACAAACACAACAACCTGCTCGGTGAAGCTGGACTGTGGAAATCAGTTCTCAGCCGTCGTGGTCGCTTCCACCGAAACATGCAACAGCAGCGCCTCAGCCGCTTTAGGTTTCCGCTCAG CTCCGTGTCTGCCTAACCAGGTGCAAGCAGTTCTGAACTGCAGCACCAACTCCTTTGCAGTGCAGTGGAAAGGAGACAGTGGTGTCATCATGTACAAAGCAATCGCCATCGGCAGTGACAACTCAAGTGCGACTTGTGACACCAATAGCACCAAGTGCACCATCAAAAACCTCAAATGTGGCCTCCTGTACAGCATCGTCGTCACCACATCATCTGTTGACTGTGGCACCATTCAGGGCTCTGACTACTTCATGTACTCAG ACGCTGCCATAGAAATTTTTTCTATTAGTTCGCCACAGATTTTCCCAGTTCACAGCAGCAACTCGGACAAAAACAAGGAGCCAGCCGACGTTGAAACATTTGAATAA